The following DNA comes from Anopheles arabiensis isolate DONGOLA chromosome 3, AaraD3, whole genome shotgun sequence.
TGGTGCGTTCTGGAAATGTGTTCAGGCGGGTGGAATTTACGTGTTTACGCAGCTTTGCAAAATGCTTGTCCTTGCAACGTTCTTCCCCGACACCGACACCTTCACGGAAGGGGCACCATTTAACTTCATTGCCGTAAGTGTACCCCCcatcatgcacacacacacgggttcCGACTCACTGTCCCTAATCACCCTACACCTGCCCTTCCATTACAGGAATTTCTCCGCTGCAGTGTCGATCTGGTCGACTTCCTTGGGCTTGCCTTCGTGCTGTCTCGAATTCCGGGCAAGGGGCACAGCAAACTGATCACCGCCGGGTTGGGCTGGGCAACGGCGGAAGTGATACTGTCCCGCGGCCTGATGCTGTGGGTCGGCGCACGCGGGGCCGAGTTTTCCTGGCTCTACATCCAAAAGTGTCTCGAGTCGAACGTGCTGCTCGTGCAGCACCTGTCGACCGCTACCCTGCTGTGGTTGTTCTCGCGCCACGATCTGGACAGGAAGCTGGTAccgctggtggtgctgctgctcgtggcCACCTCGTACCGGGGCGTATGGCTGGAGGGAACGCTGCACGCCATGTCCGCCGGGCCGTGGCTTAGCTTGGCACTGAAAGCCCTCATCACGAGCTGCATGGGCGTCGGTACGTTGCACATCTACTCGGGGCTGGCGCAACAGATCGGCCTGTAGGGGCGTGGTGTGGTGCCCTTATTCTCTACTCAATAGTGTACAACTATCGagttagtagtagtagctaCTCTTACTTTCATTGTCTCTagtggtgtttgttttggaaaacTGGTGGACACTTTGATCGTTTAtagtttcgttttatttaagtTCGTGTTGTTGCATCGGGTGAATAAATTCATCAATATCAATACGGTGGCCAAACATACAGTTCAGTTCAGTCTTCAATTTTGTACAATTCTACCCCCGATACACCACATTCAGACGTACAGCAGCTACACTATCGCTACAAAAGAAGGTATAAAACTAGGTAATGACCTTATCGTTTCGTTAATGAAGTGGCCAGTTTTGAAACTTTTGCACCATTACTGGCAATCCATATTCATTCGTCGCAATACGTATGATTTTTGTAGCGGAGAGTTctgtaaaaacaaacatcagctTGTTAGGATAAAATAGTTACAACAAAAGATGATTAACTTTACCTAACAGCTTGGCAAACAACGACGCAGCAATTTGCCGGCTGCCCATCTTGGCCTGTATCATCTCGAACGGAATGGATTCGTCCGCCACCTCATCGAACAGGGAGCGCAGCACTACCTGAAGCGCATGGCTCGTCACTACGCCTTCGTCCTTCTTATCCTTCCGCTTTTCGCTGTGTGGATCTTCCGTCCTTTTCAAATAGTCCCACTCCGCCGGATTGCCAGTAAAGCGCGTCAGGAAGCTACGCATGCTCGTTGGAGCGTTATTGCCCGTTGGCTCAACACACGGAGCAGATTCGGCCGTTGTAACCATTGCAGGAACACCCGGCAACTCGGTAGGTAGTTCAATCGGCGCAAACGTTTCAATTGGTGGAACGATTTCGGCCGTTGGTACCTCCTCCGTTTGCGGAGCATTGCTCTTGCAAATACCGTTTTTATCGCGCTTTGATGGTTTTTTCTTGCTAAACTCAAACTTAGAGAGGGGTGTGGCTCTCTCCTTCCGAACGCTAAGGTTGCGCTTATACAGGAAGCTATGAAGCCAAGGGCGCAATGGTTCGGCGAATAGTTGGTTCAGCTTTTGCTCAGCCAAAAATGCTTGCACCTCTTGCCTTGGTTGTTCCTGCGGAAGGAGGGATCAGTGATGATTAAACTAGAGAAATTGCCACTCCACAACTACTCACCATGGTGACGGTCGTTTTGGCACATTTTGCCAACTGTCGTGCCAAGCAGTTGGTACTGATCTGCGTAAAAACGTCCACAATTAGCCGCGATCGCTTTTTGGGGACGACATTTGTTGGAGTAATTTCGTGTCTCTTCTCCCCCATAATATTGTTTTCGATTGGTGGGTTTTGTTCAGTCTCGTCAGCGCTGTTCTCTTCCTCTTTTACTCTGTGGAGGAAAAATAGGAGTTAAATATGAATTCGAGGtaattttatctattttttagGTTTCGTTGCTTACGCATAAAATGCAGCATTTAAAGAAATTAGTTCTATTTCGTCCTTATTGTCTTCCTCGTCGGAAACATACATCGGTACTGGCTGCAAGGTGTCTTCTTCTAATGGAAGGATATCACTATCCCTaccaaaaaagagaaaataaaatgaacgGAACATGAACCATAAACTCGTtacaaataaattacaaaattacaaattacaataaattacTCGCTACAAACTACTTCGGCTTACCGAATACTATCCACTGCATCTAATTCTGGCTCTAGCGAAGGATCGATATCCATCAGGTCGTCCTGTGTAACGGGCAAGTCCGAATGTATCTTGGACGCCAGTTCCGCTTCCGGTTCCTGCGCTGAATCGTTGAAAAAATCCAACAACTCATTAGACCTCGCCTCCCCGAAATCATTATCCACCGTATGATACTCTTCTTCGTGGCGCAGCGAAGGCGGCAGCTCGCGCAGCGTAATGTCGTCCACGTTTTGTACCGTTGTGCTTTGCTGGCTAGCCAACAGCGCATCAATCACATCCTTCTCGCTGCCGGCTTCCATATGCATGTCGATGTCCATGGATAACAATTCGTCCAAGGTTATCGGCACTTTGGGGCGACCATCTTTGCCGGGCCGGCACTCAACCTCAAACTGTCGAACActgaaaaaggggaaagaagTCTCAATGGTAAGTGAGTATTTCAACACGGAAAAACGGCAACACAACGACAAACTCTTACACATTCTTTTCCTTGTAACCAATTTTGCGTCCCTTGAAATGTTTATGGTCCACAATTAGTATGCGATCTGTgggagaaaaaatattataacgTAAATTATAACATACggattaaaatgtaaattccCACTGCTCTCCACATACCACGAAGTTGCTGTACATTAAACAGAAAAATGTAACACATTCCGCAAACGATTTTGGCGTTTACATCCAACGGCTTGGTGCGGCTTTGAACGAGGTCAAAAACGAATTTGcttgaaatggaaagaaataaaaatgaaatgttaCGCATTGTCATTGCGACGCTCTTCCAACGCTATCGGCGGTACCTCACTTCCATGAGATCGAACTGATGCTCGTTCTTTTCTACCAGCCGAGTGTATTTCTTCACATTGGTGCCGGCCGTTAGCACGCACGTGAACAGATTATCGTTCAGCAGCGCCACTTGCTGCTCTTGTtgaggtttttctttttggggtgccattttttgtttgctagttACTGAACACTTTTTACTGAACTCGAAATGGTTTTATTACGCTGCAAAACTGCAGGATGCAGGAGGATTGAGGATTTTGCTACTAGAAAATGCTGTGACACAACGTGACCG
Coding sequences within:
- the LOC120902012 gene encoding uncharacterized protein LOC120902012, whose product is MAPQKEKPQQEQQVALLNDNLFTCVLTAGTNVKKYTRLVEKNEHQFDLMEVSKFVFDLVQSRTKPLDVNAKIVCGMCYIFLFNVQQLRDRILIVDHKHFKGRKIGYKEKNVVRQFEVECRPGKDGRPKVPITLDELLSMDIDMHMEAGSEKDVIDALLASQQSTTVQNVDDITLRELPPSLRHEEEYHTVDNDFGEARSNELLDFFNDSAQEPEAELASKIHSDLPVTQDDLMDIDPSLEPELDAVDSIRDSDILPLEEDTLQPVPMYVSDEEDNKDEIELISLNAAFYAVKEEENSADETEQNPPIENNIMGEKRHEITPTNVVPKKRSRLIVDVFTQISTNCLARQLAKCAKTTVTMEQPRQEVQAFLAEQKLNQLFAEPLRPWLHSFLYKRNLSVRKERATPLSKFEFSKKKPSKRDKNGICKSNAPQTEEVPTAEIVPPIETFAPIELPTELPGVPAMVTTAESAPCVEPTGNNAPTSMRSFLTRFTGNPAEWDYLKRTEDPHSEKRKDKKDEGVVTSHALQVVLRSLFDEVADESIPFEMIQAKMGSRQIAASLFAKLLELSATKIIRIATNEYGLPVMVQKFQNWPLH
- the LOC120902014 gene encoding transmembrane protein 147, whose product is MTLYHFGNCAALVYVPYYFTYKYSGLSEYGAFWKCVQAGGIYVFTQLCKMLVLATFFPDTDTFTEGAPFNFIAEFLRCSVDLVDFLGLAFVLSRIPGKGHSKLITAGLGWATAEVILSRGLMLWVGARGAEFSWLYIQKCLESNVLLVQHLSTATLLWLFSRHDLDRKLVPLVVLLLVATSYRGVWLEGTLHAMSAGPWLSLALKALITSCMGVGTLHIYSGLAQQIGL